A single genomic interval of Cyprinus carpio isolate SPL01 chromosome B24, ASM1834038v1, whole genome shotgun sequence harbors:
- the LOC109049173 gene encoding microtubule-associated protein RP/EB family member 2-like isoform X2, producing the protein MAVNVYSTSITQETMSRHDITAWVNDLLSLNYTKVEQLSSGAAYCQFMDMLFPGCISLKKVKFQAKLEHEYIHNFKLLQASFKRMNVDKIIPVEKLVKGRFQDNLDFIQWFKKFFDANYDGKEYDPVQARQGQDAIPPPDPGEQIFNLPKKSHHAASSPTAGATRSTSSTPKSSTSTTTSTSRPSSAKKIPVMSATPAKGEKELEAQVTQLNDQLNTLKLALEGVEKERDFYFGKLREVELLCQEQGQDNGPFVERLMEVLYSADEQEAGGEEHEAPAQEEDVPDDTQDEY; encoded by the exons ATGGCGGTCAACGTGTATTCTACCTCAATCACCCAGGAGACTATGAGCAGGCATGACATCACAGCCTGGGTGAACGATCTGCTCAGTCTAAACTACACTAAAGTGGAGCAGCTGTCATCAG GAGCAGCGTACTGTCAGTTCATGGACATGCTGTTTCCCGGCTGCATCAGTCTTAAGAAGGTGAAATTCCAGGCCAAGTTGGAGCATGAATACATCCACAACTTCAAACTCCTGCAGGCCTCCTTCAAGAGGATGAATGTTGATAAG ATCATCCCTGTAGAGAAGCTCGTCAAGGGACGGTTTCAAGACAACCTGGACTTCATTCAGTGGTTCAAGAAGTTCTTCGACGCCAACTACGACGGGAAGGAGTACGACCCGGTGCAGGCCAGACAGGGCCAGGACGCCATTCCCCCTCCAGATCCCGGCGAGCAGATCTTCAACCTGCCAAAGAAATCCCACCATGCCGCCAGCTCTCCCACCGCAG GAGCTACTAGATCAACCAGTTCAACCCCTAAATCCTCCACCTCCACCACCACCTCCACCTCCAGACCCTCCTCTGCCAAAAAGATCCCTGTTATGTCAGCGACACCCGCTAAAGGAGAGAAGGAGCTGGAAGCCCAAGTAACACAACTAAACGATCAG CTCAATACATTAAAGCTAGCACTAGAAGGAGTGGAGAAGGAGCGAGATTTCTACTTCGGGAAGCTGAGAGAGGTGGAGCTGCTGTGTCAGGAGCAGGGCCAGGACAACGGGCCCTTCGTGGAGAGACTCATGGAGGTGCTGTACTCTGCAGATGAGCAG GAGGCAGGCGGAGAGGAACATGAGGCTCCGGCTCAGGAGGAGGACGTCCCTGACGACACACAGGACGAGTACTGA
- the LOC109049173 gene encoding microtubule-associated protein RP/EB family member 2-like isoform X1 codes for MPGPMQALSPNGENNNDIIPDSDGTNIIPYRKNTVRGERAYSWGMAVNVYSTSITQETMSRHDITAWVNDLLSLNYTKVEQLSSGAAYCQFMDMLFPGCISLKKVKFQAKLEHEYIHNFKLLQASFKRMNVDKIIPVEKLVKGRFQDNLDFIQWFKKFFDANYDGKEYDPVQARQGQDAIPPPDPGEQIFNLPKKSHHAASSPTAGATRSTSSTPKSSTSTTTSTSRPSSAKKIPVMSATPAKGEKELEAQVTQLNDQLNTLKLALEGVEKERDFYFGKLREVELLCQEQGQDNGPFVERLMEVLYSADEQEAGGEEHEAPAQEEDVPDDTQDEY; via the exons ATGCCCGGTCCGATGCAAGCTCTGTCCCCCAATGGAGAGAACAACAACGACATCATTCCGGACAGCGACGGCACCAACATCATTCCCTACAGAAAGAACACAGTGCGCGGAGAGCGCGCCTACAG CTGGGGGATGGCGGTCAACGTGTATTCTACCTCAATCACCCAGGAGACTATGAGCAGGCATGACATCACAGCCTGGGTGAACGATCTGCTCAGTCTAAACTACACTAAAGTGGAGCAGCTGTCATCAG GAGCAGCGTACTGTCAGTTCATGGACATGCTGTTTCCCGGCTGCATCAGTCTTAAGAAGGTGAAATTCCAGGCCAAGTTGGAGCATGAATACATCCACAACTTCAAACTCCTGCAGGCCTCCTTCAAGAGGATGAATGTTGATAAG ATCATCCCTGTAGAGAAGCTCGTCAAGGGACGGTTTCAAGACAACCTGGACTTCATTCAGTGGTTCAAGAAGTTCTTCGACGCCAACTACGACGGGAAGGAGTACGACCCGGTGCAGGCCAGACAGGGCCAGGACGCCATTCCCCCTCCAGATCCCGGCGAGCAGATCTTCAACCTGCCAAAGAAATCCCACCATGCCGCCAGCTCTCCCACCGCAG GAGCTACTAGATCAACCAGTTCAACCCCTAAATCCTCCACCTCCACCACCACCTCCACCTCCAGACCCTCCTCTGCCAAAAAGATCCCTGTTATGTCAGCGACACCCGCTAAAGGAGAGAAGGAGCTGGAAGCCCAAGTAACACAACTAAACGATCAG CTCAATACATTAAAGCTAGCACTAGAAGGAGTGGAGAAGGAGCGAGATTTCTACTTCGGGAAGCTGAGAGAGGTGGAGCTGCTGTGTCAGGAGCAGGGCCAGGACAACGGGCCCTTCGTGGAGAGACTCATGGAGGTGCTGTACTCTGCAGATGAGCAG GAGGCAGGCGGAGAGGAACATGAGGCTCCGGCTCAGGAGGAGGACGTCCCTGACGACACACAGGACGAGTACTGA